One genomic window of Comamonas serinivorans includes the following:
- a CDS encoding acid phosphatase — MRSAVQTLTWLATCGLLGACATSPLRTPPPTTLAEVGEIRAGSGYANGYLPRGQAPDSLALLPPPPAPGSAEQAADEAAYQALKAWRQGPRGALAVHDANLKFPAAASVFSCALGVQITEQTTPHLHMLLRRTLVDAGGATYKAKDHYNRVRPFVAFNEPSCTPAEEPQLRKDGSYPSGHSALGWAWALVLTELAPERADALLQRGRAFAQSRGICGVHWKSDIEAGRLVGAAAVARVHSNPVFQAQLAAAQGEIARARAAGQVPSAQACADEAAAVSSSAALAP, encoded by the coding sequence ATGCGCTCAGCTGTTCAGACCCTCACCTGGCTCGCGACCTGCGGCCTGCTCGGTGCCTGTGCCACCTCGCCGCTGCGCACGCCGCCGCCCACCACACTGGCCGAGGTGGGCGAGATCCGCGCCGGATCGGGCTACGCCAACGGCTACCTGCCGCGCGGCCAGGCCCCCGACAGCCTGGCGCTGTTGCCGCCACCGCCCGCCCCGGGTTCGGCCGAGCAGGCCGCCGATGAGGCGGCCTACCAGGCGTTGAAGGCCTGGCGCCAGGGCCCGCGTGGCGCGCTGGCCGTGCACGACGCCAACCTCAAGTTCCCGGCGGCCGCGTCGGTCTTCTCGTGTGCGCTGGGCGTGCAGATCACCGAGCAGACCACGCCGCACCTGCACATGCTGCTGCGCCGCACCCTGGTGGACGCGGGCGGTGCCACCTACAAGGCCAAGGACCATTACAACCGGGTGCGCCCGTTCGTGGCCTTCAACGAGCCGAGCTGCACGCCGGCCGAGGAGCCGCAGCTGCGCAAGGACGGCTCGTACCCCTCGGGCCATTCGGCCCTGGGCTGGGCCTGGGCGCTGGTGCTGACCGAGCTGGCGCCCGAGCGGGCAGATGCCTTGCTGCAGCGCGGGCGCGCCTTCGCGCAAAGCCGCGGCATCTGTGGCGTGCACTGGAAGAGCGACATCGAAGCGGGTCGCCTGGTGGGCGCCGCGGCCGTGGCCCGGGTGCACAGCAACCCCGTGTTTCAGGCCCAGCTGGCGGCCGCCCAAGGCGAGATCGCGCGGGCCCGTGCGGCGGGGCAGGTGCCCTCGGCCCAGGCGTGTGCCGATGAGGCGGCAGCGGTGTCGTCGTCTGCCGCGCTGGCACCGTGA
- a CDS encoding PACE efflux transporter: protein MSSQALVADLQGPWRRVLFVAVYEALAIAVTTLGLDAATGQGAAHAGAMAVTTSAIAIAWNLLFNGLFERWEARQTVKGRSLARRVAHAIGFEGGLVLVFVPLFAWWFQVGWAKAAAMQAGLLVFFMAYTFVYNWCFDRLFGLPASAR from the coding sequence GTGTCTTCTCAGGCCCTGGTGGCCGATTTGCAGGGCCCCTGGCGGCGGGTGTTGTTCGTGGCGGTGTACGAGGCCCTGGCGATTGCCGTGACGACGCTGGGCCTGGATGCGGCCACCGGCCAGGGGGCGGCGCATGCGGGTGCCATGGCGGTGACCACGTCGGCCATCGCGATCGCTTGGAACCTGCTGTTCAACGGGCTGTTTGAGCGCTGGGAGGCGCGGCAGACGGTCAAGGGGCGGTCGCTGGCGCGCCGTGTGGCCCACGCCATCGGGTTCGAGGGCGGCCTGGTGCTGGTCTTCGTGCCGCTGTTCGCCTGGTGGTTCCAGGTCGGCTGGGCCAAGGCGGCGGCCATGCAGGCCGGTCTGCTGGTGTTCTTCATGGCCTACACCTTTGTCTACAACTGGTGCTTCGACCGCCTGTTTGGCTTGCCCGCTTCGGCGCGTTGA